One genomic window of Syntrophales bacterium includes the following:
- a CDS encoding Fe-S-containing hydro-lyase has product SGIIYTGRDAAHKRMIELVNAGKELPIDVKGQIIYYVGPTPARPGNPIGSAGPTTSYRMDAYAPKMMELGLKGMIGKGNRAPEVVEAMRKYKAVYFGATGGAGAVLSRSIKKAEVVAYDDLGPEAIHRLEVEDFPVVVINDIRGNDLYVEGAKRYRKD; this is encoded by the coding sequence TTTCCGGCATTATCTACACGGGAAGGGATGCTGCCCACAAGCGGATGATCGAGCTTGTCAATGCGGGCAAGGAATTGCCTATCGACGTCAAGGGCCAGATAATCTACTACGTCGGTCCGACCCCGGCTCGGCCGGGGAACCCTATCGGCTCGGCAGGCCCGACGACAAGTTATCGGATGGACGCCTACGCCCCCAAAATGATGGAATTGGGCCTGAAAGGGATGATCGGCAAGGGAAACCGCGCTCCGGAGGTTGTCGAGGCGATGCGAAAATATAAGGCCGTTTACTTCGGCGCCACCGGCGGCGCCGGCGCCGTCCTGTCCAGGAGTATCAAAAAGGCCGAGGTCGTTGCCTACGATGACCTCGGACCGGAGGCGATCCATCGGCTGGAGGTTGAGGATTTTCCGGTGGTCGTCATCAATGACATCCGGGGAAATGATCTTTATGTGGAAGGCGCGAAGAGATATCGAAAAGATTGA
- a CDS encoding FAD-binding oxidoreductase — MGNLEKLVQDLKDIAGDDHVQTDLYDRSNYADTSLPYDVEEGDLPDVVVQPANAQEVSAVLKCANEHNVPVMTYGSGTSLIFGTKPKHKGITLSTERLNYLKIDEDYQWAELGAGLKTGFVIKELGKLGYFLPIQTQPGSSIGGAVSVNTLGHLTDNVFGRPLNNIIGLEVVLPTGEIIETGSECLRRSSGWDLTRIFVGAEGILGVITKVRMILYPMPETVDAVGFFQTVEDIGRVIARMYKEKLPLPMDGEFVGEKACKVGCDAYCLDFPEGAMAITRSAGRTKEEAQRNANELVELFKRSGAVQAYILEDEEVRKKVWGVREYGRKWGKEKGLKGCQTIEINPPLPLLAEAMTELNHICDGRTDIIGEMEAYFYGHIGSDSLHLRFAVPYGWSIEKMKQVVAALWKLEKEMNLKYKGVGGDWGQLPYRVPFYREKYGETSYQLIRSMKLLFDPKNILNRGNVEGEV; from the coding sequence ATGGGAAATTTGGAGAAGCTCGTTCAGGATTTAAAAGACATTGCCGGCGATGATCATGTACAGACCGATCTGTATGACCGATCAAACTATGCCGATACATCGCTGCCGTACGATGTGGAGGAGGGAGACCTGCCGGATGTCGTGGTTCAACCCGCCAATGCCCAGGAGGTCTCCGCGGTGTTGAAATGCGCCAATGAACATAATGTCCCGGTCATGACCTATGGTTCCGGCACATCGCTTATCTTTGGCACAAAGCCCAAGCACAAAGGGATAACGCTGAGCACGGAGCGATTGAACTATTTGAAAATCGACGAGGACTATCAATGGGCCGAATTAGGGGCGGGGCTAAAAACAGGTTTTGTCATTAAGGAACTCGGCAAACTGGGTTACTTTCTGCCGATCCAGACACAGCCGGGGTCCAGCATCGGCGGAGCGGTGAGCGTCAATACGCTGGGTCATTTGACCGATAACGTCTTCGGCAGACCCCTGAATAATATCATCGGCCTGGAAGTTGTTCTGCCCACGGGGGAAATAATAGAGACAGGATCGGAATGCCTGAGACGTTCCTCGGGATGGGATTTAACGCGCATATTTGTAGGGGCGGAGGGGATCTTAGGGGTAATCACCAAGGTTCGGATGATCCTTTATCCCATGCCGGAAACGGTGGATGCGGTTGGTTTTTTCCAGACGGTTGAGGATATAGGGCGTGTTATCGCCCGGATGTACAAGGAAAAACTGCCGCTGCCGATGGATGGAGAATTTGTGGGCGAAAAAGCCTGCAAGGTCGGTTGCGATGCCTATTGTCTTGACTTCCCGGAAGGGGCCATGGCCATCACCCGCTCTGCGGGAAGAACCAAAGAGGAAGCCCAGAGGAACGCAAACGAGCTGGTCGAATTATTCAAGCGCTCCGGGGCGGTGCAGGCCTATATCCTGGAAGATGAGGAAGTCCGAAAAAAGGTTTGGGGCGTCCGGGAATACGGCCGGAAATGGGGAAAAGAGAAAGGGCTCAAAGGGTGCCAGACGATCGAAATCAACCCTCCTCTTCCCCTTCTGGCAGAGGCGATGACCGAACTGAATCATATCTGTGATGGTCGGACAGATATAATTGGGGAGATGGAGGCCTACTTCTACGGTCATATTGGCTCCGATTCGCTCCATTTGCGTTTTGCAGTGCCTTATGGCTGGTCGATAGAAAAAATGAAACAGGTGGTTGCCGCGCTCTGGAAGCTGGAGAAGGAGATGAACCTGAAGTATAAAGGCGTCGGCGGCGATTGGGGACAGCTTCCCTACCGGGTTCCCTTTTATCGGGAAAAGTATGGGGAAACCAGCTATCAGTTAATAAGAAGCATGAAACTCCTGTTTGATCCAAAAAACATTCTTAACCGTGGAAACGTTGAAGGAGAGGTGTGA
- a CDS encoding (Fe-S)-binding protein — MKEEQVEENIEKYLTEALLQCEKCHHCNTVCPIVDTRVTQGPFGINRSIYYAVKWNSFSEDLRDLVYSCTTCGKCVEMCNKVSRSLPLVEIFEKARELLLVDKMLGPMPDQRNTLKNMHVRGNPWGNPSHERTKWAEGRDIKFATRDDRVDVLYFVGCAASYDSQGQKIAKNLSNILKQAGVNFGILENETCSGHEARRIGETGLFAYLSEASMEMFAEAGISHIVTSDPHSFYSFTKEYPDNCNNIKVQHYTQFLNDLLDKEALKLHNSVNKKITYHDPCYLGRHSGVFEEPRALIKRIPGVSFVEIENNKKDSDCCGMGGGRMWMEPPKTLLSSQAIAEKRIKQALDTGADILMTACPFCNITLTDAVKVMGKEDLIKVMDITELISLSL; from the coding sequence ATGAAAGAGGAACAGGTTGAAGAAAATATTGAGAAATATTTAACAGAAGCTCTCCTCCAATGTGAGAAGTGCCATCACTGCAATACCGTCTGCCCCATCGTCGATACCCGGGTCACGCAGGGACCCTTTGGTATAAACCGTTCCATTTACTATGCGGTAAAATGGAACAGTTTCAGCGAAGACCTCCGGGATTTGGTCTATTCATGCACAACATGTGGCAAATGCGTGGAGATGTGCAACAAGGTATCAAGATCCTTGCCCCTCGTGGAGATATTTGAAAAGGCCAGGGAACTGCTGTTGGTGGACAAGATGCTGGGCCCGATGCCGGACCAGAGAAATACCTTGAAAAATATGCATGTGCGCGGCAATCCCTGGGGAAACCCGTCCCATGAGAGGACAAAGTGGGCGGAGGGCCGCGATATTAAATTCGCCACCAGGGACGACCGGGTGGATGTATTGTACTTTGTCGGTTGTGCGGCCTCCTACGATTCGCAAGGGCAGAAGATCGCCAAAAACCTCAGTAATATCCTGAAGCAGGCGGGCGTCAATTTCGGCATCCTGGAGAATGAGACATGTAGCGGCCATGAAGCCCGCCGGATTGGCGAGACGGGCCTTTTTGCCTATTTGTCCGAGGCCAGTATGGAGATGTTTGCCGAAGCGGGAATCAGCCATATCGTCACAAGCGACCCACACAGCTTTTACAGCTTCACGAAGGAGTACCCGGACAACTGCAATAATATAAAAGTTCAGCATTACACCCAGTTTCTGAACGATCTTCTGGATAAAGAGGCATTAAAACTTCACAACAGCGTGAATAAGAAGATCACCTATCACGACCCCTGTTACCTGGGAAGGCATAGCGGGGTGTTTGAGGAGCCGAGAGCGCTTATCAAGCGCATCCCCGGCGTCAGTTTCGTAGAGATAGAGAACAATAAAAAAGACAGCGACTGCTGCGGCATGGGGGGCGGCCGGATGTGGATGGAGCCGCCGAAGACATTGCTTTCCTCGCAGGCAATAGCAGAAAAAAGGATCAAGCAGGCCCTCGATACCGGCGCTGACATCCTCATGACCGCTTGTCCGTTTTGCAATATAACGCTCACCGATGCGGTTAAGGTCATGGGGAAAGAAGACCTTATCAAGGTTATGGATATCACGGAGCTGATTTCCCTGTCTCTTTAA
- a CDS encoding MmgE/PrpD family protein, with protein sequence MSQTMISSQLAKFSCGLRFEDLSGPQVAKMKGYILDWLGSAYAGRDQPSIRMIRKVADSLGGNPESTSIPDGTKTSCLLASLVNGAASHVVEMDDLHRESIIHPASVIFPVVLALGERRRASGKELIVAATAGYEVGIRVALSVGTTHYHYWHTTGTCGTYGAAAAATKLLDLSEEQFVWAMGSAGTQAAGLWEFLADNAMSKQLHLGKAAMNGLLAALLAKEGFTGARKILEGEKGFFHATSQNFDQDKCTAGLGEVFHSDRNSIKFYASCGHTHSAIDAVLLATGSKTFKASEVAEVRLRVYQGAVDLLGEIEPKSPYLAKFHLPFCIATALAYGHVQLCDFTETRLDDPDLKELMSKVHFVADPELTKVYPRKWPASVTITLADGRELQGYNEYPKGDPENPLSVAELVAKFRSLTDGIISEDQANRIIDKVMNLEKMADTNELLI encoded by the coding sequence ATGTCGCAAACAATGATTTCAAGTCAATTGGCGAAGTTTTCGTGCGGTCTTCGTTTCGAAGATCTGAGCGGTCCGCAAGTCGCCAAAATGAAGGGGTACATACTGGACTGGCTGGGATCGGCCTATGCGGGCAGGGACCAGCCGTCGATCCGCATGATCAGGAAAGTTGCCGACAGTCTCGGCGGCAATCCCGAATCCACCTCTATTCCCGATGGGACAAAGACAAGCTGTCTTCTGGCCTCCCTGGTGAACGGCGCCGCCTCGCACGTTGTCGAGATGGACGATCTGCATCGGGAATCGATCATTCACCCGGCCAGCGTCATTTTTCCCGTGGTTCTTGCCTTAGGGGAAAGACGGCGCGCCTCTGGCAAAGAGCTGATCGTCGCGGCGACCGCCGGCTATGAGGTTGGCATCAGAGTGGCTCTGTCTGTCGGGACGACTCATTATCATTATTGGCACACGACGGGGACCTGCGGAACCTACGGGGCGGCGGCAGCGGCGACAAAGCTTCTGGATTTGAGTGAGGAGCAGTTCGTCTGGGCGATGGGCTCAGCGGGAACGCAGGCGGCGGGACTCTGGGAATTTCTCGCCGATAATGCGATGAGCAAACAGCTCCACCTTGGCAAGGCGGCGATGAATGGGCTGCTGGCGGCGCTTTTGGCCAAGGAGGGATTCACCGGCGCCAGGAAAATACTGGAAGGGGAAAAGGGGTTTTTCCATGCCACATCGCAGAATTTCGATCAGGACAAGTGCACTGCCGGCCTGGGCGAGGTCTTTCACAGCGACCGCAATTCGATCAAGTTTTACGCCTCCTGCGGACACACCCACTCCGCTATCGATGCCGTGCTGCTGGCCACTGGAAGCAAGACCTTCAAGGCATCGGAAGTCGCAGAAGTCCGCCTGCGCGTCTATCAGGGGGCGGTCGATCTCCTGGGGGAAATCGAGCCAAAGTCGCCATACCTGGCAAAATTTCATCTGCCATTCTGTATCGCTACGGCATTGGCGTATGGCCACGTCCAACTGTGCGACTTCACAGAAACAAGGCTGGACGATCCGGATTTGAAGGAGCTGATGTCGAAGGTTCACTTTGTGGCAGATCCCGAGTTGACAAAGGTCTATCCGCGCAAATGGCCAGCCAGCGTGACGATCACCCTTGCCGACGGTCGCGAGCTTCAGGGCTACAATGAGTATCCCAAGGGGGATCCGGAAAATCCGCTGTCGGTTGCCGAACTGGTCGCTAAATTCAGGAGTCTTACGGACGGAATCATTTCTGAAGACCAGGCGAACCGGATTATCGACAAGGTGATGAACCTGGAAAAGATGGCTGACACAAACGAACTTCTGATATGA